Proteins encoded in a region of the Pieris brassicae chromosome 3, ilPieBrab1.1, whole genome shotgun sequence genome:
- the LOC123706973 gene encoding uncharacterized protein LOC123706973, which yields MSEHLEAGQQLVKQTMDQMIQEKKTTGTVSIQARQEFRESYQESYEEEYEEETFIDQFGNKTTKSVESSSESKEHSKSADVRVKASGLNAEQLQALTECANEAGQLALDSKSAN from the coding sequence ATGTCTGAGCATTTGGAAGCTGGCCAACAACTGGTCAAACAGACCATGGATCAAATGATTCAAGAGAAAAAAACAACAGGAACCGTTAGCATACAAGCTCGTCAGGAATTCCGAGAGTCATACCAAGAGAGCTACGAAGAAGAGTACGAGGAAGAAACATTCATCGATCAGTTtggaaataaaacaacaaagaGTGTTGAATCGAGTAGCGAGAGCAAAGAACATTCAAAAAGTGCAGATGTGAGGGTGAAGGCATCCGGTTTAAATGCGGAACAACTTCAGGCCCTGACGGAGTGTGCGAATGAGGCGGGCCAACTCGCGCTTGATTCTAAATCAGCCAATTAA